Proteins from a genomic interval of Thermus neutrinimicus:
- the pdxT gene encoding pyridoxal 5'-phosphate synthase glutaminase subunit PdxT codes for MRSVVGVLALQGDFREHKEALKRLGVEAKEVRKREHLEGVKALVIPGGESTTIGKLAREYGIEEEVRRRVAEGSLALFGTCAGAIWLSREILGYPEQPRLGMLDVAVERNAFGRQVESFEEDLEVRGLGPFHGVFIRAPAFRKLGEGVEVLAELSGLPVLVRQGKILASAFHPELTSDTRLHGYFLGLAGF; via the coding sequence ATGAGGAGCGTGGTTGGCGTCCTGGCCCTACAAGGGGATTTCCGCGAGCACAAGGAGGCGCTAAAGCGCCTGGGGGTTGAGGCCAAGGAGGTGCGCAAAAGGGAGCACCTGGAAGGAGTGAAGGCCTTGGTGATCCCGGGGGGTGAATCCACCACCATCGGCAAGCTGGCCCGGGAGTACGGCATAGAGGAGGAGGTGCGAAGGCGGGTGGCAGAAGGCTCCCTTGCCCTCTTTGGCACCTGCGCCGGGGCCATATGGCTTTCCCGGGAGATTCTGGGCTACCCCGAGCAGCCCCGCCTTGGGATGCTGGACGTGGCGGTGGAGCGGAATGCCTTTGGCCGGCAGGTGGAGAGCTTCGAGGAGGACCTCGAGGTCCGGGGCCTGGGTCCCTTCCACGGGGTCTTCATCAGGGCCCCGGCTTTCCGCAAGCTGGGAGAGGGGGTGGAGGTGCTGGCGGAGCTGAGTGGCCTTCCCGTCTTGGTGCGCCAAGGTAAGATCCTCGCCAGCGCCTTTCACCCCGAGCTTACGTCGGACACGAGGCTTCACGGATACTTTCTGGGGTTAGCGGGTTTTTAA
- the pdxS gene encoding pyridoxal 5'-phosphate synthase lyase subunit PdxS yields MEKGTFQIKTGFAEMFKGGVIMDVTTPEQAVIAEEAGAVAVMALERVPADIRAQGGVARMSDPKVIKEIMAAVSIPVMAKVRIGHFVEAMILEAIGVDFIDESEVLTPADEEHHIDKWKFKVPFVNGARDLGEALRRIAEGAAMIRTKGEAGTGNVVEAVRHARTMWKQIRYVQSLREDELVAYAKEIGAPLELVRWVHDHGRLPVVNFAAGGIATPADAALMMHLGMDGVFVGSGIFKSGDPRKRARAIVRAVTHYNDPEVLAEVSEDLGEPMVGINLDQLKEEERLAKRGW; encoded by the coding sequence ATGGAGAAGGGAACCTTCCAGATCAAGACCGGCTTTGCCGAGATGTTCAAGGGCGGGGTGATCATGGACGTGACCACCCCCGAGCAGGCGGTGATCGCCGAGGAGGCGGGGGCGGTGGCGGTGATGGCCCTGGAGAGGGTACCCGCCGACATCCGGGCCCAGGGAGGCGTGGCCCGCATGTCGGATCCCAAGGTCATCAAGGAGATCATGGCCGCGGTGTCCATTCCCGTGATGGCCAAGGTGCGCATCGGCCACTTTGTGGAGGCCATGATCCTCGAGGCCATCGGGGTGGACTTCATCGACGAGTCCGAGGTCCTCACCCCTGCCGACGAGGAGCACCACATCGACAAGTGGAAGTTCAAGGTGCCCTTCGTCAACGGGGCCCGCGACCTGGGGGAGGCCCTGAGGCGCATCGCCGAAGGGGCGGCCATGATCCGCACCAAGGGGGAGGCGGGCACGGGCAACGTGGTGGAAGCGGTCCGGCATGCCCGCACCATGTGGAAGCAGATCCGCTACGTGCAGTCCCTACGGGAGGACGAACTGGTGGCCTACGCCAAGGAGATCGGGGCCCCCTTGGAGCTGGTAAGGTGGGTCCACGACCACGGCCGCCTTCCCGTGGTGAACTTCGCCGCCGGGGGCATCGCTACCCCGGCCGACGCCGCCTTGATGATGCACCTGGGCATGGATGGGGTCTTCGTGGGGAGCGGCATCTTCAAATCCGGTGACCCCAGGAAGCGGGCCAGGGCCATCGTGCGGGCGGTGACCCATTACAACGACCCCGAGGTGCTGGCCGAGGTCTCCGAGGACCTGGGTGAGCCCATGGTGGGCATCAACCTGGACCAGCTTAAGGAAGAGGAGCGCTTGGCCAAGCGGGGCTGGTGA
- a CDS encoding peptidoglycan DD-metalloendopeptidase family protein, protein MAFAKLPVLSPLPLPENTVEVGQASKKGWVLYEVKPGDTLAGVAARYGVDPRHIIWSSGLQSDRLQVGQRLLIPLVAAEDRPPRVPPGVEVYRVRPGDTLQGVASRYGVGVLDLVSANPSLESLDRLVAGSVLYIPKRAKGLVLTLPEGETLVDLAARFGLSPVAVARANGVENPTELRPGDLVLLPGIEAKTTYQRLLAKQEEERKARLEAERRRQEELRRLAEERRRQQALAQQRTREAQRVQAQRPQVRRVSYQEGAMRWPLSGFRITTYFGQRGAFQRYHTGIDLAAPYGTPIVAAKAGQVEVAGWSSVGYGFHVVLDHGGGVETLYAHMSRIAVRAGQWVEAGQVIGYVGSTGWSTGPHLHFEVRVGGVARNPLAYLP, encoded by the coding sequence TTGGCCTTCGCCAAGCTGCCTGTTCTTAGCCCCCTTCCCCTTCCCGAGAACACGGTGGAGGTGGGCCAGGCATCCAAAAAGGGGTGGGTCCTCTATGAGGTAAAGCCTGGGGATACGTTGGCAGGGGTCGCGGCCCGCTATGGGGTGGACCCTCGGCACATCATCTGGTCCAGCGGTCTGCAAAGCGACCGCCTGCAGGTGGGGCAAAGGCTTCTCATCCCCTTGGTGGCTGCGGAGGACCGTCCTCCCAGGGTGCCTCCTGGAGTGGAGGTGTATCGGGTGCGCCCGGGGGATACCCTGCAGGGGGTGGCGAGCCGTTATGGTGTAGGCGTTCTGGACCTGGTTTCCGCCAACCCTTCCCTGGAGAGCCTGGACCGGTTGGTGGCGGGGAGCGTCCTTTACATCCCCAAAAGGGCCAAGGGTTTGGTGCTAACCCTGCCCGAGGGGGAGACCTTGGTGGACCTGGCGGCTCGTTTTGGCCTTTCCCCGGTGGCGGTGGCCCGGGCCAACGGGGTGGAAAATCCCACGGAGCTCCGTCCCGGCGACCTGGTCCTCCTCCCCGGCATAGAGGCCAAGACCACCTACCAGCGCCTTCTGGCCAAGCAGGAAGAGGAACGCAAGGCCCGCCTCGAGGCGGAGCGGCGCCGCCAGGAGGAGCTAAGGCGTCTGGCGGAGGAACGTAGGAGGCAGCAAGCCCTGGCCCAGCAGCGTACCCGGGAGGCGCAGCGGGTCCAGGCCCAGCGGCCCCAGGTGCGCCGGGTGAGCTACCAGGAGGGGGCCATGCGCTGGCCCCTTTCCGGCTTCCGCATCACCACCTACTTTGGGCAAAGGGGGGCCTTCCAGCGCTATCACACGGGGATCGACCTGGCCGCTCCTTACGGCACCCCCATCGTGGCCGCCAAGGCGGGGCAGGTGGAGGTGGCGGGTTGGAGTTCGGTGGGATACGGCTTCCACGTGGTCTTGGACCACGGGGGTGGGGTAGAGACCCTTTACGCCCACATGTCCCGCATCGCCGTGCGGGCCGGGCAGTGGGTGGAGGCTGGGCAGGTGATCGGGTACGTGGGGTCCACCGGCTGGTCCACGGGGCCCCACCTGCACTTTGAGGTGCGGGTGGGGGGCGTGGCCCGTAACCCCTTGGCCTACCTCCCCTAG
- a CDS encoding TRAP transporter small permease subunit has protein sequence MQTLLRLLNLIDALSLGSGRLVAWLTLLAVLILTAEVVRRYFFNAPTQWAHEVSTLLFGLLYVLAGAYALKEKAHVGVDVFYSRLPRKGQAWVNLLGFVFLALFAGTLVVYGWKFFLASWQNREFSLANQAIPIFPFKLAIPMGAALLLLQGLANAIRDLLVLLGKEEDRAH, from the coding sequence ATCCAAACCCTGCTGCGCCTCCTCAACCTCATTGACGCCTTAAGCCTAGGGTCAGGGCGGTTGGTCGCCTGGCTTACCTTGCTGGCGGTTCTCATCCTTACCGCCGAGGTGGTGCGGCGATACTTCTTCAACGCCCCCACCCAGTGGGCCCACGAGGTGTCCACGCTCCTCTTCGGCCTCCTGTATGTGCTGGCTGGTGCTTATGCCCTAAAGGAAAAGGCTCACGTGGGTGTGGACGTCTTCTATAGCCGGCTCCCCCGTAAAGGACAAGCCTGGGTCAACCTTCTGGGCTTCGTTTTTCTAGCGCTATTTGCTGGCACCCTGGTGGTGTATGGCTGGAAGTTCTTCCTGGCTTCCTGGCAGAACCGGGAGTTTTCCCTGGCCAACCAGGCCATCCCCATATTTCCCTTCAAGCTGGCCATCCCCATGGGTGCCGCTCTGCTGCTTCTACAGGGTCTAGCTAACGCAATCCGAGACCTTCTCGTGCTTCTAGGAAAGGAGGAAGATCGTGCCCATTGA
- the nhaA gene encoding Na+/H+ antiporter NhaA, whose protein sequence is MPRVYPRLLEQFLQSEAKGGILLFLAALLAFILANTPWSSMYFALREVPAGVRLGTFDLEKPLLLWVNDLLMALFFLLVGLELKREVLSGELRDYRRAGLALAGALGGMAGPALLFLVVNPGLPEARGWGVPMATDIAFALGVLALVPRAPLGLKLFLTALAIVDDLGAVLVIALFYTGGLEPLPLGLAAFTLGVGLLLNRLGVWYIWPYMLLGLPLWYFVLKSGLHATLAGVLLALAIPLRRARPFQGATSAQDPEDLEGELEGLEEGVEGAQSPLHRLEHTLHPWVAYGVLPVFAFFNAGVALAGLEFGAVALGVALGLLLGKPLGILLMAWLALRLGLGTLPEGVDLRAILGVGFLAGIGFTMALFIAGLAFEGSLLDQAKVGVMAASVLAGLLGFTLVRASLDRALA, encoded by the coding sequence ATGCCTAGGGTCTATCCACGTTTGCTGGAGCAGTTTCTTCAGAGCGAGGCCAAAGGGGGTATTCTTCTTTTCTTAGCAGCCCTTTTGGCCTTTATCCTAGCCAACACCCCATGGTCTAGCATGTACTTTGCTCTGCGGGAGGTGCCCGCTGGTGTCCGGCTGGGAACCTTTGACCTGGAAAAGCCCCTTCTCCTTTGGGTCAACGATCTCCTTATGGCACTTTTCTTTCTTCTGGTGGGGCTTGAGCTTAAGCGGGAGGTTCTTTCGGGGGAGCTAAGGGACTACCGGCGGGCGGGCCTGGCCTTGGCTGGGGCTTTGGGGGGTATGGCAGGCCCCGCCCTCCTCTTTCTGGTGGTGAACCCCGGCCTGCCCGAGGCCCGGGGATGGGGGGTGCCCATGGCCACCGATATCGCCTTTGCCCTCGGGGTGCTGGCCTTGGTGCCCAGGGCGCCTCTTGGGCTAAAGCTTTTCCTTACCGCTTTGGCCATTGTGGATGACCTGGGGGCCGTTTTGGTGATCGCCCTCTTTTACACGGGAGGCTTAGAACCCCTCCCCCTGGGCTTGGCGGCCTTCACCCTGGGGGTGGGTTTGCTCCTAAACCGCTTGGGGGTCTGGTACATTTGGCCCTACATGCTTCTGGGATTGCCCCTGTGGTACTTTGTCCTCAAGTCCGGCCTCCACGCCACCTTGGCTGGAGTGCTTTTGGCCTTGGCTATCCCTTTGCGGAGGGCTAGGCCCTTCCAAGGGGCTACTTCTGCCCAGGATCCCGAGGATTTGGAGGGGGAGCTGGAGGGCCTCGAGGAGGGGGTGGAGGGGGCCCAAAGCCCCCTGCACCGCCTGGAGCACACCCTGCACCCTTGGGTGGCGTATGGGGTGCTGCCCGTCTTTGCCTTTTTCAACGCGGGGGTAGCCTTGGCGGGCTTGGAGTTTGGAGCCGTGGCCCTGGGCGTGGCCTTGGGGCTTTTGCTGGGCAAGCCCTTGGGAATCCTCCTTATGGCCTGGTTGGCCCTGCGACTGGGGCTTGGGACCTTGCCCGAGGGAGTGGACCTGAGGGCCATCCTGGGGGTAGGGTTTCTGGCGGGCATCGGCTTTACCATGGCCCTTTTCATCGCGGGGCTTGCCTTCGAGGGGAGCCTATTGGACCAGGCCAAGGTAGGGGTGATGGCGGCTTCCGTGCTGGCTGGGCTTTTGGGCTTTACTTTGGTGCGGGCTTCCCTTGACAGGGCTTTGGCCTAG
- a CDS encoding ArsR/SmtB family transcription factor, with product MARAVCGVYEIHPERVEKARAALPQEAALREAALLLKALADPTRMRLLLALKAAGELCVCDLALLAGVSVSAVSHQLRLLRQGRLVAFRREGKQVYYRLADEHVERLLEGALEHALENT from the coding sequence ATGGCGCGGGCGGTCTGCGGGGTTTACGAGATCCACCCCGAGCGGGTGGAGAAGGCCCGTGCGGCTTTGCCCCAGGAGGCGGCGCTAAGGGAAGCCGCCCTCCTTCTCAAAGCTTTGGCCGACCCTACCCGGATGCGCCTTCTTCTGGCTTTGAAGGCGGCAGGGGAGCTTTGCGTGTGCGATCTAGCCCTCCTCGCTGGGGTCTCGGTGTCCGCGGTGAGCCACCAGCTGAGGCTTTTGCGCCAGGGGCGGCTGGTGGCCTTCCGGCGGGAAGGAAAGCAGGTCTACTACCGCCTGGCGGATGAACACGTGGAAAGGCTTCTTGAGGGGGCTTTGGAGCACGCACTAGAAAACACTTGA
- a CDS encoding TRAP transporter large permease: protein MFGSLFLLLFTGYPLAFLIGGVAVAFIAWLWSPDALALVPQRMWNNMTQYLLAAIPLFIFMASMLEKSGLIEEIFDVAYKWLGRIPGGLAVATVAASTVLAAMVGVIGAAVVTMALVALPAMLRRGYSPVLAAGTVMAGGTLGILIPPSVLAIIYGLVANQSVGELYLGSVLPGLVLSGLYMLFSIVYALLYPQAVPRIPREEMPTWAERWRALRTIWAPLLLIFLVLGTIFLGLAAPTEAAAVGAFGSLVVAGLHRKLTWKNLRLALEQTAKATAMVLWIIFGANAFVAFYVAQGGDRFVSELLLGTGLSPWGILIVMQIILIVLGMFLDWVGILLLAVPVFVPIIRSLGFDPLWFGVLYLVNMQMSFLSPPFGYALFYVRGVAPQISMGTIYRAAIPFLLLQLTGLILLMLFPGLATWLPSLVYDK from the coding sequence ATGTTCGGGAGTCTCTTCCTCCTCCTGTTTACGGGTTACCCGCTGGCCTTTTTGATAGGAGGCGTTGCTGTGGCTTTCATTGCCTGGCTCTGGAGCCCGGACGCCTTAGCCCTAGTGCCCCAGCGCATGTGGAATAACATGACCCAGTACCTTCTAGCGGCCATTCCCCTCTTTATTTTCATGGCGTCCATGCTAGAAAAGTCTGGGCTTATTGAGGAAATCTTTGACGTCGCCTACAAGTGGCTGGGGCGGATCCCAGGGGGTTTAGCGGTCGCTACCGTTGCTGCTTCTACCGTTCTCGCCGCCATGGTGGGGGTGATCGGCGCGGCGGTGGTCACCATGGCACTAGTGGCCTTACCAGCGATGCTACGCCGGGGGTATAGCCCTGTGCTAGCCGCAGGCACCGTGATGGCAGGGGGCACCCTCGGCATCCTTATCCCTCCCAGTGTTCTCGCCATCATTTACGGCCTGGTGGCCAACCAGTCCGTGGGAGAGCTTTACCTGGGCTCCGTGCTTCCCGGGTTGGTCCTCTCGGGCCTATACATGCTCTTCTCCATCGTCTATGCGCTCCTCTACCCCCAGGCTGTGCCCAGAATCCCAAGGGAGGAAATGCCCACCTGGGCGGAGCGCTGGCGAGCCCTAAGGACCATCTGGGCCCCCCTCCTTCTCATCTTCCTGGTGCTCGGAACCATCTTTTTGGGCCTAGCCGCCCCCACGGAAGCAGCAGCCGTAGGAGCCTTCGGGTCCCTGGTGGTGGCAGGCCTACATCGTAAGCTCACCTGGAAAAACCTGCGGCTGGCTTTAGAACAGACCGCCAAGGCCACCGCCATGGTGCTTTGGATCATCTTTGGGGCCAACGCCTTCGTGGCCTTCTACGTGGCCCAAGGAGGGGACCGCTTCGTCAGCGAGCTCCTTTTAGGCACAGGGCTTTCCCCTTGGGGAATCTTGATTGTAATGCAGATCATCCTTATCGTTTTGGGGATGTTTCTGGATTGGGTAGGAATACTCCTCCTGGCTGTCCCCGTCTTTGTACCCATTATCCGGAGCCTTGGATTTGATCCCTTGTGGTTTGGGGTCCTCTACTTGGTAAACATGCAGATGTCTTTCCTCTCTCCTCCCTTCGGGTACGCTCTCTTCTACGTAAGGGGGGTGGCACCCCAGATCTCCATGGGTACTATATACCGGGCAGCCATCCCCTTTCTCCTACTTCAGCTCACGGGCCTTATCCTCCTCATGCTCTTCCCAGGATTGGCCACATGGTTACCGAGCCTAGTTTACGACAAGTAG
- a CDS encoding heavy metal translocating P-type ATPase has protein sequence MEAPRVRVFRVEGLDCADCALKVEKALSGVPGVVQAQVSFASGKAYLHLEVPGAEKQAERVVSALGYRLRPEGEVARGVLGPWPWALASGGLLLLAFLASFLLPGLAPWGYGLAALVGVFPLARRAAAALRQNPFCMQALVTVATLGALVIGAEAEAAAVVFLFLVGEVLEAYSVAQARRFLYALSELLPRRAYRLREGRVEEVSLRALRVGDLVRVPPGERVPADGVVVSGQASLEEAAFTGESLPRPKGAGDRVYGGSLLVEGSLVVKVERLPEEGFLAEMERLAEEALLRKSQAERVVDAFSRRYTPAVLALAGFVALVLPLFQGDFQGHMYKALALLLIACPCALVVSVPAAIAAGVARGARAGVLFKGGVALERLAGVRFVALDKTGTLTLGRPRLVRVVPFGISAEEALALAKGVAEGSSHPLAKAVREASGSKALPSEEHRAVPGLGAFARVEGREVGLVRPEAVSLPQEVQAQLMALSGEGFSLSLLVREGVPLALLAFQDIPRLEAQEALTRLRQLGLKPILLTGDREAPALALAAALGLASEEVRAGLSPLEKLRLVEEMESRGGVAMVGDGVNDAPALARATVGLAVAEGTEVASRSADVGLLGLSALPRAFRLSRLTLSVIRQNVGLAVGLKGLFLLTTLLGLTGLWPAVLADNGALVLVTLNSLRLLWARL, from the coding sequence ATGGAGGCTCCCAGGGTTCGGGTCTTCCGGGTGGAGGGCCTGGACTGTGCTGACTGCGCCTTGAAGGTGGAGAAGGCCCTTTCCGGGGTTCCTGGGGTGGTGCAGGCCCAGGTCAGCTTTGCCAGCGGTAAGGCGTACCTGCACCTCGAGGTCCCCGGGGCGGAGAAGCAGGCGGAAAGGGTGGTTTCCGCCTTGGGCTATCGCCTGAGGCCTGAGGGGGAGGTGGCCAGGGGTGTTCTTGGACCCTGGCCCTGGGCCCTGGCCTCCGGGGGGCTTCTCCTGCTGGCCTTTTTAGCCTCTTTCCTCCTCCCCGGATTAGCCCCCTGGGGTTATGGGCTGGCGGCCTTGGTGGGGGTTTTCCCCCTGGCCCGCCGTGCGGCGGCCGCTTTGCGGCAAAACCCCTTCTGCATGCAGGCCCTGGTCACGGTGGCCACCCTGGGGGCCCTCGTCATCGGGGCGGAGGCCGAGGCGGCAGCGGTGGTTTTTCTCTTCCTGGTGGGAGAGGTGCTGGAGGCCTACAGCGTGGCCCAGGCGCGTAGATTCCTTTATGCCCTTTCCGAGCTTCTTCCCAGGCGGGCCTACCGCCTAAGGGAGGGAAGGGTGGAGGAGGTGTCCCTTAGGGCCTTGAGGGTGGGGGACTTGGTGCGGGTGCCCCCGGGGGAGAGGGTACCGGCCGACGGGGTGGTGGTGTCTGGGCAGGCCTCCTTGGAGGAGGCCGCCTTCACCGGGGAGTCCTTGCCTAGGCCTAAGGGGGCAGGGGACCGCGTTTACGGGGGTAGCCTGCTGGTGGAGGGAAGCCTGGTGGTAAAGGTGGAGCGCCTTCCCGAAGAGGGCTTCTTGGCCGAGATGGAACGCCTGGCGGAGGAAGCCCTTCTCAGGAAGAGCCAGGCGGAGCGGGTGGTGGATGCCTTCAGCCGCCGCTACACCCCGGCGGTCCTTGCCCTGGCGGGCTTTGTGGCCTTGGTGCTTCCCCTCTTTCAAGGGGATTTTCAAGGGCATATGTATAAGGCCCTAGCCCTCCTCCTCATCGCCTGCCCTTGTGCCTTGGTGGTTTCGGTGCCTGCGGCCATCGCGGCTGGGGTAGCCCGGGGGGCCAGGGCCGGGGTGCTCTTTAAGGGTGGGGTGGCCCTGGAGCGCTTAGCCGGGGTGCGCTTCGTGGCCTTGGACAAGACGGGGACCCTGACCCTGGGGAGGCCTCGGCTGGTTAGGGTGGTTCCCTTCGGCATCTCGGCGGAGGAGGCCTTGGCCCTGGCCAAAGGGGTGGCGGAGGGGTCTTCTCACCCTTTGGCCAAGGCGGTGCGGGAAGCTTCGGGATCCAAGGCCTTGCCCTCGGAGGAGCACCGGGCGGTGCCGGGTCTTGGAGCCTTCGCCCGGGTGGAGGGGCGGGAGGTGGGACTGGTGCGCCCAGAGGCGGTTAGCCTACCTCAGGAAGTCCAGGCCCAGCTTATGGCCCTATCGGGGGAAGGCTTCAGCCTTTCCCTGTTGGTTAGGGAAGGGGTTCCCCTGGCCCTTTTGGCCTTCCAGGACATCCCCCGCCTCGAGGCCCAGGAAGCCTTAACAAGGCTACGCCAACTGGGCCTTAAACCCATCCTCCTCACCGGCGACCGGGAGGCCCCGGCCCTGGCCCTGGCCGCGGCTTTGGGGCTGGCTTCCGAGGAGGTCCGGGCGGGTCTTTCCCCCTTGGAAAAGCTCCGCCTGGTGGAGGAGATGGAAAGTAGGGGCGGTGTGGCCATGGTGGGGGATGGGGTGAACGACGCCCCAGCCCTGGCCCGAGCTACGGTGGGACTTGCCGTGGCCGAGGGAACCGAGGTGGCTTCAAGGAGCGCCGACGTGGGACTTTTAGGCCTTTCCGCCTTGCCTCGGGCCTTTCGGCTGAGCCGCCTCACCCTTTCGGTGATCCGCCAGAATGTGGGCCTGGCGGTGGGGCTCAAGGGGCTTTTCCTCCTCACCACCTTACTGGGCTTAACCGGTCTCTGGCCGGCGGTTTTAGCCGACAACGGGGCCCTGGTCTTGGTAACCCTAAATAGCCTACGCCTTCTTTGGGCTCGGTTATAG
- the rho gene encoding transcription termination factor Rho encodes MRRKADTQQEAPLTYQELSAKILPELHLLAQEAGIENYKRMKKDQLIMALLERQTQGEGLQLVKGYLEISPDGYGFITENLYNLESRVAIVSAGLIRQYALRSGDYIVGRARPPRENERYGTLLKVEAVNDLDPEAAKSRPRFDELIPQFPDRQIKLETTPDELSTRVIDLLAPIGRGQRGLIVAPPKAGKTTLLKKIANAVLKNEPDIKVIVLLIDERPEEVTDFRESVQGAEVIASTFDEPPQNHIRVAEFVHERAKRIVEEGGHVMILLDSITRLARANNLVTPPTGRTLSGGLDSAALYFPKRFLGAARNIRGGGSLTILATALVETGSRMDDVIFEEFKGTGNMELHLSRRLEERRIFPAIDILKSGTRREELLLGEEVVHKMWLLRKVLADMDPAEAMEMLLARLARTKNNKEFLASLAAR; translated from the coding sequence ATGAGGAGAAAAGCGGATACCCAACAGGAAGCACCCCTTACCTACCAGGAGCTCTCGGCCAAGATTCTTCCGGAGCTCCACCTGCTGGCCCAGGAAGCGGGGATCGAGAACTACAAGCGCATGAAGAAGGACCAGCTCATCATGGCCCTCCTGGAGCGGCAGACCCAAGGGGAGGGCCTGCAGCTGGTCAAGGGCTACCTGGAGATCAGCCCGGATGGGTATGGGTTCATCACCGAGAACCTGTACAACTTGGAGTCCAGGGTGGCCATCGTCTCTGCAGGGCTCATCCGGCAGTATGCCCTAAGGAGCGGGGACTACATTGTGGGCCGGGCGCGGCCGCCGCGGGAGAATGAGCGGTACGGCACCCTCCTCAAGGTGGAGGCGGTAAACGACCTAGATCCCGAGGCCGCTAAGAGCCGGCCCCGCTTTGACGAGCTCATCCCCCAGTTCCCCGACCGGCAGATCAAGCTGGAGACCACCCCGGACGAGCTTTCCACCCGGGTGATCGACCTGCTGGCCCCCATCGGCCGGGGGCAACGGGGGCTCATCGTGGCCCCGCCCAAGGCAGGCAAGACCACCCTCCTCAAGAAGATCGCCAATGCGGTCCTGAAGAATGAGCCCGACATCAAGGTGATCGTTTTGCTCATAGATGAGCGCCCCGAGGAGGTCACGGACTTCCGGGAAAGCGTCCAGGGAGCCGAGGTCATCGCCAGCACCTTTGATGAGCCGCCCCAAAACCACATCCGGGTGGCGGAGTTTGTGCACGAAAGGGCCAAGCGCATCGTGGAGGAGGGAGGGCACGTGATGATCCTCCTGGACTCCATCACCCGCCTGGCCCGGGCCAACAACCTGGTAACCCCGCCCACGGGCCGCACCCTTTCCGGCGGGTTGGACTCCGCTGCCCTTTACTTCCCCAAGCGCTTCCTGGGGGCAGCCCGCAACATCCGGGGCGGGGGTAGCCTCACCATCCTGGCCACCGCCTTGGTGGAGACCGGAAGCCGCATGGACGATGTGATCTTTGAGGAGTTCAAGGGCACGGGCAACATGGAGCTCCACCTTTCCCGCCGCCTCGAGGAGCGTCGCATCTTCCCGGCCATAGACATCCTGAAGTCCGGGACCCGTCGGGAGGAACTCCTTTTGGGCGAGGAGGTGGTGCACAAGATGTGGCTTTTGCGCAAGGTTCTGGCGGACATGGACCCGGCGGAGGCCATGGAGATGCTCCTGGCCCGCTTGGCCCGCACCAAAAACAACAAGGAGTTTTTGGCATCCCTGGCCGCCCGCTAG
- the fsa gene encoding fructose-6-phosphate aldolase, whose protein sequence is MELYLDTANLEEIREIAAWGVLSGVTTNPTLVAKEYAGRGAKLTEEALFAHLRTICEVADGPVSAEVTTLEAEAMVEEGLRLAAIHPHIVVKLPTTEEGLKACKRLSTRGVKVNMTLIFSANQALLAARAGAAYVSPFLGRVDDISWDGGEVLREIVELIQVQDLPVKVIAASIRHPRHVTEAALLGADIATMPYGVFKQLLKHPLTDLGLRRFMEDWEKVKP, encoded by the coding sequence ATGGAGCTGTACCTGGATACCGCCAACTTGGAGGAGATACGGGAGATCGCCGCTTGGGGGGTGCTCTCCGGTGTGACCACCAACCCCACCCTGGTGGCGAAGGAGTATGCGGGCCGAGGAGCCAAGTTGACCGAGGAGGCCTTGTTCGCCCACCTAAGGACCATCTGCGAGGTGGCAGACGGGCCTGTTTCGGCGGAGGTGACCACCTTGGAGGCAGAGGCCATGGTGGAGGAGGGCCTGCGGCTTGCCGCCATCCACCCCCACATCGTGGTCAAACTGCCCACCACCGAGGAGGGCTTGAAGGCCTGCAAGCGCCTTTCCACCCGGGGGGTGAAGGTGAACATGACCTTGATCTTCTCCGCCAACCAGGCCCTGCTGGCGGCCCGGGCAGGGGCAGCCTATGTCTCCCCCTTTCTGGGCCGGGTGGACGATATCTCCTGGGATGGGGGAGAGGTTTTGCGGGAGATCGTGGAGCTAATCCAGGTCCAGGACCTGCCGGTCAAGGTCATCGCCGCCTCCATCCGCCACCCCCGCCATGTGACGGAGGCCGCTCTTCTGGGGGCGGACATCGCCACCATGCCCTATGGGGTCTTCAAGCAGCTTCTTAAGCATCCCTTGACGGACCTAGGCCTTAGGCGCTTTATGGAGGACTGGGAGAAGGTTAAGCCATGA